The Lytechinus pictus isolate F3 Inbred chromosome 5, Lp3.0, whole genome shotgun sequence DNA segment ACCAACTCAATGTCCCATTTGAAGACGCTCCTTGCAAGGAGAGGGCGTCTGAAATGCGGCTGTGCGAAGGTAAGCGAGAGGAAGCGTCCAGCTGGCTTCAAAACCCTGCTCACCTAGATAATTgtgtgaaataaaaagtaatatCTCACATCAATAAAAAAGTACCGACacagaatgaagaaaaatgtaaaCATATATGTCAGGAATATTATCAGTCTAAATAAGTAGTCTAATTACTGTTGGTAAAAAGATTCTTGcagtttttcaaaatatacatcCCTACTGTGCTGCACTTGATTTAAGAGATTTTAATGTTGGTGGGATCCACTTCCAGAACTTTAGATCCAAACCACTGAACGTTATCAAGAGACAATGAAGCTGTCGACGTAGCAGGTGTCACAAAAGATAAATTGTGCACAATATATCTATATAGACAGCatgttgaaaattgttatttttcctGTATTAGGCTATGGTCGACAACTTCTGACATAGGTATTAATGACAAACTTGCTTAAAATCAAAGTCAAGAATGAGGATATCTAACAGATGACAGATTCAgagcaaatgaaaagtgagcaAACAACTAATGACAGGTCATATcatatagatattttttttcttaattcattaaaatttgtatccaatttcattcataaaaattCATGAATTACAGCTATCTTTAATAATTCATTCTGATTTGACCTaatatgacctttgaacttctaCTGCAATGTGACATATGACCCTTAAACAATAATGTAGGACATTGCTGTAGGGCATCAacatgaaaaaacaaacaaataaacagatATGATTACTAACAGGGAGTTTGGTTAAACAAATTTAGTAGCTGAGTAGAGTATCTGTCCCATGTGACCTTTTGACAAACTAACAAGACCAATGATTGACCTcaagatatcattttttttcttaagaaaTTGTTATCTTGAAACTGCAATTACCTGTGTGAGTGACTGATTCATGACATCAAAGCCCTCTTCTGAAATATTCCAAGGATCCTTCTCATTAGCAACAAGAGCATCTAAGGttcccttttccaacacaacatcgAAACTACAATCTGGAAATCTAGatatataaagaaaacaaaatggaaatgtaATGTGTCATATTGTACCTCCCTACATGTAGGCAGGATAGTATGAATAGGCATTTATCTAATCAATACCCTGTAATCTCTAGCTGGTTTAAGAATTTGaccatcccacccccccccaccaaTAAAGTGAATTCACAGTCGGGGTCAGAAGTGGTGGGAATGTCAGTTAGCCATAATTAGCATGTCTGCAGTATAGACAGTCTGTCATGTCAGAATATCCCTTAAAcactaaaacaaaaacaaaataaagtaaaaacaaaacaacactATTAGGAATGGATTGAGATTGTACCAGATTTCAGCTTTAGAGCTATATGATATTTAAGTTATCTGATCTACAGACACATTTATATTCAAAGCTATTTTTGAATTTTCATCCTATAACTGAATAAGTTCTGTTTTTAGACACCATACTGACAGTGCTTCACGACCAAtcgaaatcaaggaaagttgtaaGATCTGACAATTTGTCTGATGGGGAAATGACATTGTTgatcaaatgcccccccccttaaaataCCCTTTTATATGCCATCTGTGTCAACATACTTTAAATCTTTGATATCCATCACCATCCACTCCATGGTTGGACAATGTTCATGTTTCTCTTTCATCTTCTCAATGCATACCGATGAGAAATCTACGTTGACGATGTTGTGATATCCATCCTCGTACATCTCCAGACTGAGCGTGCTAGTACCACAGCCTAAAAACAAATTAgcaagagagagatagagaagaaaaaaataatggaatgtaCGCTAATGTCAATGACCAATCATCATGCATTATTCATTTCTACTGCGCATCACTGACCAAAATCATGAGAATAGCTTGACCAActgatatttcaaaattcagacacaaaaaaataatttgctacaatattttttatcccTGAGGCTGATTAGACTGATTTGAAAACAACtgcaattgaacataatttctgaaaatttaaaACAAAGGGTTCAATATATAGCAGATACATATTTTACAATGGAGCCCTCATCAAAAAGATTAAAAACCACCAAACACCAAAATAGACACCGCCGTTACTTGCAAATTACATTTCTTTCCAggctaaataaaaacaataaagagGCATAAAATGGGCTTACATTAGATTAGTGATACTCTTGTGTGAATTAGGACTCCAGCCCACTAATGTGAGGTTCCTATATCTCCATCCCAACAATACtaaaataatcgctagagggtattcatttgtctcgcaatctactatggtcaacaaggaaataattttcgtcacttgataaagagttgcagcggcactcgaaagcttgtgaacttgtaagctagtgaacacttcgcgagagtgatcacgaatttcctagaaagctagtgaacactttttgcaagagtgatcacgaatttccttgttgaccatagtagattgcgagacaaatgaataccctctagcgattatttcagtccgcaataatgaacctatttagtaataCTAAAATAGTAATACTTCAGACAAGCAAAACAcagaatatttcattaaaaaaaaaaattaaaaaattgaacaCAGACAGAAAATTTCGGTTAAGCATGAATCTAGTTGAGTCTTCTCCCAAGAGTTTCCTAAGTTTACCTAGCATGAGTATTCTTTCGTGTTTATCCACATATTTTTCCACAAGATGACTAAATTGTTGATACTCCAACAACCAGTCGAATGACTCCTCCCCTTGAAATCTTTCATTCCAGTAGCTTTCAGTTGTGAAATCTGGTCGTTTTGGCCTCATTTTCCTTGTCTCTGTGGTAGCAGTAGCCATCGTGAAGTGGCAATAAACACACATGAAATAGCATAGAGAAAGATTTCTTCCAAAAGTGTGGCTGTGCGATCAAAATTACTTCTCACTCAATGAAACTGGAACTTGGAAGGGATCGGGGAGTTCAGTATTACCCCTTTTTACTTTTAGTTTCCAACGAACGGTCGGCGAACGGTACTCCAGTCCAGATTCAGCACCACCAAGGCACCTGCTATGCTATAGTATAGCTCTTTCAAGTTTCAATCCCAATACAAATTGTATTGTATTACAGTACAATACTCAATAGACCAAAAATATTAAAGTTCCAGTCTCTGTACTCTGTATctagtgtaggcctacattatatTGGCTATTTCGCCGAACTAGTAAAGGGTCAGGATGAATCCTCGGAATATTGGAAACGACGGTTATTACTGTCTACTCTTTCAATGAATTCACTCTGGCATATCAGCAGAAATTGAGCTCCATCCATATCCAGTCAGTTAACAATACACGCGAAGATCCCCACACAATTACAATCATGCACACGGCCGGTCACGGAATCTTTGCACTTCAGGGTTTATGGAAAGCGAGGGATACTGTCgatattttatatcaaaattctGATTAGTCACCCTCAAATGCATTTTGTCTTTTAAATAAAACCGTTTCGGAAGATTtataatgaattgaaataaatttcgAAATTTTTCAGTGAAAGCTTTATGAAAACATTCTGCTACCAactcttcatctttttttctttttttttaatctttaaattTACAAAACCACTTGTGGCTTTCAATAAACAAGCATTACACAACAAAAACAACTGCACGAGACTGAGCTTCGAAGGTCGTCTTAAAATTCTGTATAGTGgccattatttaaaaaaatccatcaTGCCAGAAGGTCCTGAGCTACATTTGGCCAGTAGATTCGTAAATCAATCCTGCATTGGGCGCATTTTCAGTGGGAAAATTGATAAGAACCCGGTGCACAAGTGCAGCGACATTGAATTCGACGCGACAGAGTACACCATCGCCGCGGCTTCCCGGGGGAAGGAGATGCAGCTTACGCTAACAAAGCTCGACCGTGTCAACATTGGAAAATCGGAAAGTAGCGATGGCGGTGGcgacaagaaaaagaaaacgccAAGAGGAAGGAAGAAGACCATAGCCCAGGATCAGGACGAGACAGATGATAAGAAGAAATTAAAGATTCCCGAGACACTAAAAATCCTATTCCGATTTGGGATGTCTGGAAACTTCCAATTTACCACACTGGACGATATCCACAAGCACGCCCATTTGAAATTCTACACGAATGATAAACCTCTAATGGTCTTGAGTTATGTTGATATTCGCAGATTTGGACGTTGGGAGGTTGGTGCGGATTGGTCTAAAAATCGTGGTCCTGATCCAATGTTTGAGTACCAAGCATTCAGGTAAGTTACCATCATTAGGTGTTATAATCATGTTTTaaagattaataataatataaagatGATTTATCTCAGTCTGAAGACTCAGAAGTAaccttgttattttgtatggcttcaaattaaattgtaaatcttgtttttgtttattgtatCCATGGTACCTAAACtttgaataataattttcaaaaattaaatctATGACTATGGTCaggaaaaattaaatattataggacttcTTTGAGAAATGGAAATTGGCCCTAATTTAGAGATTTTGATATCTGTATATTACCATTCTTAGTGTGtttgaaaatacaaatgataaataatgtaaatgatgtaaaattgtcaatttcaaattttcatatgGAAGTATATTCCATGAAATTGTGTTCATTTGTTTTTGGtgatttttaatgtttgaattttAGTCTGCTCTAATCTTATCAATCAACCAATTTTGGATTTGACGGTAATCATTTTCTTCACAGTTTTGTTCAAATCTAACTGCACTGTAGTAGCTGTACACATGTAAATTATGAATTAGATGTTCTTTTAAGCTCTGTGTAGTgtactatacatgtactgtatgtctTAGAATTTCAATGTCTCCAATCCGTAATTAATTCACCCTAGGTCTAAAGTGGTGGAGAACATCAACAAAGCAGCTTTTGATCAGCCAATCTGTGAAACTATGCTAAATCAGAAATTCTTCAATGGAATTGGCAACTATCTAAGAGCAGAAATTCTCTACAGGTTTGTTTGTGAATCTTTTCAATAAAACTAaaagcagggtgctacataactttatagaagcacttgcccagtcgggcaagtaaatttttaaatagttggaatatacttgcccaaaaatatatttcacttgccctaaaaaatccttgaaaaaaaagttttacctcttcaaaagaaagttttgcggttttatGATAACCATTGACATTTTtatctcttttgacatgaactgatctaccatgttattgaatttctttttccaaagtgattttatcttgcctgccatgaccaaaattagggtcaatatcatatcgaccctaatttgggtcattctactgtgagaattttgctttctactgtgtgaattttgcttgcccaattcgggcaagtagttttggtctttacttcaaaacacttgcccgactctaacttttacttgccccgggcaagtgcttatgtagcaccttGCTAAAAGAGAAGGTTTTGATTTTGAATCtagtttttaattaattaatttttattgcaattttgattaaattatttatttttatttttaaactatGTATGAATGCAGTATTTTTTGTATTGATTGATTATTTAATgtaaattgttaattttttttctggggggggggggggttgtcaatCGCCCCTAGCCTGCTTCCCCTACCCTCTTATGTCTGGCATGATTGGCAGTTCAACATCTTCAGTGAATGTATATTTAACCATGCTCATGGCAGAAACTTGATACCAATATTGACAGCATGGTAACATGGTAATGAGGACACATGGGGAAATGGTAGATAATCATTCCTTAAAATACAGCTTACAAAATGTATATAACGGCTGGTTTTGTAAGTCTAGTGTTGTTTATGCTGAAAGAGCACACACAGACTATCTAAAATTAGAAGTACACTTTAGaccttaaagggatcgtttaactttgtgagcagctgatttaaaaatttctcaaactgagttgaaatgtgcgtatgagtgcctgtatttgtcctcaaaacccctgaaacagaccacaatataggatgaaaaactctaatttagatacaagtagcagtttattagcctgattttgagaaccgtctagtagacgggttcagcttatgaccagttttctccaattcaaaaagtccgttggctattttgactgccttctgttgtgtgtatctcctatactaTACACacgctattagctgcactgtacattcagtgtataccttgtacacattaggtcatgctgtgttcatctagaattaatgtgttgtggtgcacagattccctgtatacacactgtcattgaaaccaactcccaattattttcaaactttggtttacatctccaaggttttaaaattgatcctgtaaatatattactttgaaacttttgggatggtatttttacactataagcctaatgtttagcccattttcaggaaccaaaatgagaattttttaaatcagaacaaagtgaaacgATCACTTTAAGTAAGTGTCCTTACAGTCATTATTCTTGATTAAATTTTAGGCTCAATGAATGCTGATAATTATAATTTAGTGATTCAGTCGTTAAGATTACATAAATAGCATTGCCTAATTGAAACgtaatatttcaagtttttacATACTACAATCGAAAATTGTACCTTTTGTCATAATGATATCACCCTGATCCTAAAAAGTGGCCAACTCATTGGTATTTTATAATATCATTTAAACATGATATATAAACTAGCTGATattgtaaataaagaaaattccaTACCGGtaactaagaaagttatcatTTGAGCTTGCTTGTATTCTGTTTTTGTCTAAAAGAAAGGTGAATGATATTAAACTATCATTGCATGATGGTATTGTATctgtaaagaaattaaaatgaatataagGGATCTATGTTTCGTTATGTATCAGGTTGCGTATCCCTCCGTTTGAGAAAGCAAGAACTGTGCTGGAAGGACTGAGTGCTGAACCACCTGATGTGAAACCAATGAAGGGCGGAGCAAAGAAAGGAGAGCAACCAGATTTACTCCATCTGTGTCACACAGTGCCTCTTGAGGTTATTGCTATAGGTGAGCCCTTCTATAGTACCGTATATGCCTACTCTGTATGGTTTATTTTTAGAAACGTTAGGAAAACATCCTGGGGAACATTAGGCGTTATAACTTATAGTCAGAAGAATAAGCCAGTTTGTAGTTCCTCTCtgtgcatgatcagaagattctgcgcatgatcagaggagtGTCATTTGTACTAAATTGACATGGTttgaaatttaatgagataaacaccaactttgatgtcttgattattaatatattcttttgaattgtgtttttcatttacatccacaaaaagcaacaatgcgtccacggaCGACTGGTATCTCACAGTTTGcaaagtacattgtacaacgtgctataatatgcattcaaagtagaaatgcaacaaataccttcatagattGTTgaatggtgtgctattctagtcacctggccTATTCAATTTCTTGATCCTGCTATGTAAGCCATGCTTACaaaatatcttgctttgaaatatgcctatcacaatgaaagaaatgaagggtcatttgaccaaaattgtccatgaagtaactacgaaatGGTCTATTGTCCTCCGTGAATGAAAGCTTTCCTCAGAGCTCAAATTCCTCACACAAGATGATCTTTGTCTAATGAGTTGTCCTGGTACAGTACATCTTTGTGTATGTACTACTCTGTCCTGTCCATCGTTATTATGATAAGACATCAGTCCTGAGAAAATGACTCAAAATTGTTAGTTCCTTAATGCAGAAATGCAGAGAGGATAAGACAACACCCTACTGATTTCTATCTCTTCCatctttttgataaatttttaatattttgctaAAAGAAAGTACTTAAATACAAATATTGGAGAAATGCTGTCCTGAGCAGACTTCCATGTgactgaaaatgaatttaaaatctTGTTTGAGATAGGATAAGGGAATGGAGagctttttttaatatgtttctttttgttGTCATTTCTTATTTTGGTTCAAATCGCTATTTCATTCTTGAAGGTGCTGGTGGATACACGGCCGATGGTAAAGCATCCGACtactctgatttcatgaaatggCTTCAGTGTTACTATCAGGATGGGATGAAGAACATGGTAGATCATAATGCTAGGACCATCTGGTTTTCAGGACCACCAGGACCAATGACACCTAAAGGTACCTAtttaattcttattttcataTGGTAAGACTCCTTGTCTATTTTCGCTCAGTTTTTCTCCATTTTAAATTCTTGTTTTCTCCTTCCACTTTAGACATTTTAATACCAAGGTTATTGCAGCTGTGTAATATGAACATGATCTAGTACAATTTGTATACCTCAAAAATGCTGGTAtttgtacaaaataaatattttgaaagatgaAACTGTGTAGGACACAGTGAAGTTTATGAGTaatctattttattttgattcaaaGATTTCATGATCTGTGATATTTCAATGGTTTGTGTCATGAATACTTTAAAAATTTCCATTAAGTAGAAATGATttagtcaatgtaaattttgtgtATAATATTATCATGATCCAGTACAATTTGTGTACCTCCATTTTTATACCTCTACAAATCACAAGTTTTTAGCACTTACCGGTTGTCGTCTATGTCCCTTTTACCATTTGTAGATGAAAAATCTCGGAACATCAGAAGTCCAAAGAAACGTCCAAAGGCTACTGACACTGACAATGTACAAACTAAAGTGAAGGTAGGTACCTGAACTAAAAGTCGCGTCCATGTTTTTGACTTGTTTGGTTTCATTGCAGTTTACCTAATCCCCAAATTGTTCTTTACAGATATTGAATAATTTAAAGAGAAATATTCTCTCAGTGGGACCGTCACCAAAGCTCTTGTTATTAAAAGTGCTTTTATAGAACGTggatcaaaattattttgcagTGAAGATGCTGTATATGCACAAATCATCAGTTATCTGAATTTGCCAATGGATGTTGGTACCAACTACCTTTCACAGAAACTGAAAAAGTGAATGAATATAAAACCAGGCACTcatgggcgcgtcgtggtctagtggtcccgactctcgcctttcaaacagagggtcatgggttcgaatcttagccatggcgtgttttccaagaaatttatccacattgagctgcactcgacccaggtgaggtgaatgggtactggGCAGAATTAATtacttgaatgcactgagcgttgaaaggcagctcgagctaaagctgtGGTAAAAATAATGTGGTAGAAATGCGCcttggaatagattatttctacatAGATGGCGCTCTGttaatgcctattattattattattaaaactgAAGTTGAAAGGACACATAGTGATAAGTGAGTGAGCAAAGGTCATTGTATGTGCAATGAGATTATTAATGATCATAATGTAGGACCTGCCACACTCTACTGGTTTGCATctttaatcatttaattatGAATTTTAAGTTGTCGAGCAAAGTTGAAAATATAATCAATGCATgttcttattatttgtttcgCCTGAATAATGTTCAGCCGATACCCAGTTGTGACCTTTTATGTTAGTCTGTTACAAAAGTTGAAGAGTTTTTACAAACTTAGCTGTCATTGTGCataaattattttgacatttgttACAAATGATCTTTGGGGTAATAGCACATGTGTGTTCATGAGTATGATGGgctcaaaggtcatctaggggtcaaaagaccATATTGCATATAGATCATGAAATCAGGCGAGACTCGTGGTTTTGAACGACCTTGTAATGAATAACAAACACCATGCTCAGtggaattattattatgaaatgtaGCCTTTTCCCTTTTGAAACTGCTCTTTAAACTGTTTCTACCACTTCTGTTGGTTATAGATATTGTCaatacaatttttctttttcccctatTTATTCAGtcaaaaaggaaagaagggtCTGACATTGATGTCCCCCAAAAGAGCAGTAAGAGACCATCAAAGCGCAAATCGACCGCTACCTCTGCAACGGAAGCTGTACCCAAAGCCCCACGACCATCACAGAAGAGGAGAAATTCAAGTAAAGAGGCAAGCGGTGAGAAAAGCGAGGAGAgtcagaaagaaaaaagtaagaagGGGAAAGGAACTTCAAAAAGTGTGCAATCTGGAAAAGAGTTGAAGAAGAAAGCTAGTGTGAAGGGCCGCAAGAAAGGTAAAATACACGCACAAGTTAGAGAGGATGAAAAGACAGAGATCGTCGAACAGAATGGAGATACAAGCAAGAGAGGAAAAGGTCCGCAGAGAATAAGTAGGAGATCAGCAAAGCAGAAATGATTTGTTCTGCCTAAAGGAAACATATTCACATTCTTCAGTACTGAGTCAAGTTTATTGGAGATATTGGACGTCATTTAATAAATCAAGATCATTATGCAACGATGGCGGTTATTTCCAAACGGGTAAAGTAGATGCCTATAGAGGGCACATTGATGGTCTATGCTTTCTTCCACATTcgtattatttttgtattagcCAAGTCAAGGATCACATTCAAATTTCGTTGAATTTACAATATGGTGCGTCACCGCATCAGTTGCCGCGATCAGGCCAAATTTCTAACTTTGGGGTCGACATCGCACGCAGGTGCAGGCAGCGCACAGTGctagtgcttcaaaaatgaaaaccatatggCAAGAATTCGCCAAAAACGGTCTAAATTTCGCAAAGAAATATGCAGGCAAATTTCTCTCCTACATCCTGGACCCTAGTAAACAGCATATCCGCCTGAGCCGCGTCGGCCAATGCAGAATAATCGCATGCATGCATTTACTTTTGTACTATCAGCACGCTCAACAGATGTCTACTTTTTCCCATGAGCATTGCAAATTTtggcctgtccgctgcaacTGATAGATGGCGCAtcatattgtgaatccaccaaaTTAAAAGTTACATGGGAGTAACTATGGTCCTGGTGATGACAGTTTGAATACAAATTTCTTAaatacaatcattttttttttggcaagtcTACCTGACAATCGTGTTCAAATCTTTTAACCTTTTTCCACTTGGCAAATATTTCTGTTCACCAAACCAAGCACTTAGATCACATGTAttctaaataaaaattatatgtgcATGGAAACATTTGGTAAGAACTATAGATATGGGCCTCATGGTGGCAGTAATGAATTTAAACattacatttgttttttaatgcaaTGCTATCATAAATCTCGTAAAGGCagtgttattatcattaatcaGTATAATGCTAATCCCTCAAATTACACCGAGCAGGGTGCTatataagcacttgcccgattgcccggggcaagtaaaagttagagtcgggcaagtgttttgaagtaaagaccaaaactacttgcccgaattgggcaagcaaaattctcacagtaaaatgacaaaaattaggGTTGATAACCCAAtctttggtcatggcaggcaagataaaattactttggaaaaagaaatgcaataacaaggtagatcagttcatgtcaaaagagaaaaaaggtcaatcgtttataaaaccgcaataCATGTCCTTTCTTTTCAAGAGGTAAAACTTtcaggattttttcgggcaagtgaaatagattttcagGCAAGTATATtataactattttgaaattaactttcctgactgggcaagtgcttctaaaaagttatggaGCACCCTGCACCAAGTTAGATGTAATGATGGTCATCTGCAC contains these protein-coding regions:
- the LOC129262492 gene encoding endonuclease 8-like 1, which translates into the protein MPEGPELHLASRFVNQSCIGRIFSGKIDKNPVHKCSDIEFDATEYTIAAASRGKEMQLTLTKLDRVNIGKSESSDGGGDKKKKTPRGRKKTIAQDQDETDDKKKLKIPETLKILFRFGMSGNFQFTTLDDIHKHAHLKFYTNDKPLMVLSYVDIRRFGRWEVGADWSKNRGPDPMFEYQAFRSKVVENINKAAFDQPICETMLNQKFFNGIGNYLRAEILYRLRIPPFEKARTVLEGLSAEPPDVKPMKGGAKKGEQPDLLHLCHTVPLEVIAIGAGGYTADGKASDYSDFMKWLQCYYQDGMKNMVDHNARTIWFSGPPGPMTPKDEKSRNIRSPKKRPKATDTDNVQTKVKSKRKEGSDIDVPQKSSKRPSKRKSTATSATEAVPKAPRPSQKRRNSSKEASGEKSEESQKEKSKKGKGTSKSVQSGKELKKKASVKGRKKGKIHAQVREDEKTEIVEQNGDTSKRGKGPQRISRRSAKQK
- the LOC129262494 gene encoding EEF1A lysine methyltransferase 4-like, with protein sequence MCVYCHFTMATATTETRKMRPKRPDFTTESYWNERFQGEESFDWLLEYQQFSHLVEKYVDKHERILMLGCGTSTLSLEMYEDGYHNIVNVDFSSVCIEKMKEKHEHCPTMEWMVMDIKDLKFPDCSFDVVLEKGTLDALVANEKDPWNISEEGFDVMNQSLTQVSRVLKPAGRFLSLTFAQPHFRRPLLARSVFKWDIELVILGEQFHFFFFAMEKGKEMSAKDKELEKKTMLKMQSYAEEATIVKHVGEEENELTFLNAFQS